In Patescibacteria group bacterium, a single window of DNA contains:
- a CDS encoding sortase: protein MIKKKRIKIIGAVCGFLGFIVIAWIFYPIVAYQINAPKLMTFLSPIAQADGVINTDANINDTDAATWFPTKASNLFTNDPVSFYTITIQRLGIVNAKVAIGGEDLSQSLIQYPGTALPGQIGNTTIFGHSVLPAFYNPKNYLTIFSTIPTLNEGDIITVNYDGITYKYSVEQKYIVDPSDVQVLSQDESDSFLTLVTCVPPGLTTYRGVIKARIMPVGEN, encoded by the coding sequence ATGATTAAGAAAAAAAGAATTAAAATAATTGGAGCTGTTTGCGGATTTTTGGGATTCATTGTGATTGCATGGATTTTCTACCCAATTGTTGCTTATCAAATTAATGCACCAAAATTAATGACTTTTTTGTCCCCGATTGCACAAGCTGACGGTGTAATAAACACAGATGCAAATATTAATGATACTGATGCTGCCACCTGGTTTCCGACTAAAGCTTCTAATTTATTTACAAATGATCCTGTTTCTTTTTATACAATTACAATACAAAGACTTGGAATAGTTAATGCAAAAGTTGCGATTGGAGGAGAGGATTTGTCACAATCTTTGATTCAATACCCAGGGACTGCGCTTCCCGGGCAAATAGGTAATACAACAATTTTTGGGCATAGCGTCTTGCCTGCTTTTTATAACCCTAAAAATTATTTAACAATTTTTTCTACAATTCCAACTCTTAATGAAGGAGATATTATAACGGTCAATTATGATGGAATAACCTATAAATATAGCGTTGAGCAAAAATATATAGTGGATCCGTCTGACGTGCAAGTGCTTTCTCAGGATGAAAGTGATTCGTTTTTGACTTTAGTTACTTGTGTACCTCCCGGGCTTACAACTTATAGGGGAGTAATTAAGGCAAGGATTATGCCAGTAGGAGAGAATTAG
- the ruvX gene encoding Holliday junction resolvase RuvX, which translates to MIIAFDFGLKKVGVAIASLKLAEPLVVIRYETQEELFKKLKELIEKEKPETVVVGLSEGIMEEKSKEFGDKIFEVFNIPVRFSDETLSTQDAQNLSLAAGLKRKKRKEMEDAYAAAVMLQNFIDLNL; encoded by the coding sequence ATGATAATAGCTTTTGATTTTGGATTAAAAAAAGTTGGAGTTGCAATTGCCTCTTTGAAATTGGCAGAACCGCTTGTGGTGATTAGATATGAAACTCAGGAAGAGCTATTTAAAAAATTAAAAGAACTAATAGAGAAGGAAAAACCAGAAACGGTTGTTGTTGGTTTATCTGAAGGAATAATGGAAGAGAAATCAAAAGAGTTTGGAGATAAAATTTTTGAAGTGTTTAATATTCCGGTGAGATTTTCAGATGAAACACTTTCAACTCAAGATGCACAGAATTTATCGCTTGCAGCGGGATTAAAGAGGAAAAAAAGAAAAGAAATGGAAGATGCTTATGCAGCAGCAGTGATGCTACAGAATTTTATTGATTTGAACTTATGA
- a CDS encoding alanine--tRNA ligase-related protein, producing the protein MTGNEVRKKYLEFFEKRGHKIIKPAPLVLKDDPTTLFTSAGMQPLVPYLLGKAHDEGKRLTDSQPCFRSQDIEEVGDNRHDTLFEMLGNWSLGDYFKKEQIPWIWEFIIKELGLNPENIHVTLYEGNESVPKDEETYKLWRELGISDERIHYYKNKNWWSISGPPENMRDGEVGGPDSEIFFEFENVKHDPKYGKECHPNCDCGRFLEIGNSVFIQYKKVDGKLVELPNKNVDFGGGLERLTAATSNDPDIFKSDLFWPVIEKIEELSGKKYEDYQSSMRIITDHIKASTFLIANGVTPSNKLQGYVLRRLLRRAALQMRNLNIDLSQKDFNEMFVIVEKVFDIYSLYLDKKDLVKVQAEITSELEKFGRALENGVKRINKTDIKDIDEKFAFDLMQSEGFPFEITQELVGKKGVNLDKNKFEEMLREHQELSRKSSEDKFKIK; encoded by the coding sequence ATGACTGGAAACGAAGTTCGTAAAAAATATTTAGAGTTTTTTGAAAAACGAGGACATAAAATAATTAAACCTGCTCCGCTTGTTTTGAAAGACGACCCAACTACTTTGTTTACGTCAGCTGGAATGCAACCATTAGTTCCATATCTTTTGGGTAAAGCTCATGATGAAGGTAAACGATTAACAGATTCTCAACCTTGTTTTAGATCTCAAGATATTGAAGAGGTTGGTGACAATCGACACGATACGTTGTTTGAAATGCTTGGGAATTGGAGTTTAGGAGATTATTTCAAAAAGGAGCAAATCCCCTGGATTTGGGAATTTATTATAAAAGAACTTGGACTTAATCCTGAAAATATTCATGTAACACTTTATGAAGGAAATGAAAGCGTACCTAAAGACGAGGAAACATATAAATTGTGGAGAGAATTGGGAATTTCTGATGAAAGAATTCATTATTATAAAAATAAAAATTGGTGGAGTATTTCAGGGCCACCTGAAAATATGAGAGATGGAGAAGTAGGAGGACCTGATAGTGAAATCTTTTTTGAGTTTGAAAACGTAAAGCACGATCCGAAATATGGTAAAGAATGTCATCCTAATTGTGACTGTGGTAGATTTTTGGAAATTGGGAATTCTGTTTTTATCCAGTACAAAAAGGTTGACGGGAAACTTGTAGAGCTTCCAAATAAAAATGTGGATTTTGGAGGAGGACTTGAGAGATTAACTGCTGCAACAAGTAATGACCCTGATATTTTTAAGTCAGATTTATTTTGGCCTGTCATTGAAAAAATAGAAGAGCTTTCTGGTAAGAAATATGAAGATTATCAATCTTCAATGAGAATTATTACAGATCACATTAAGGCTTCAACATTTTTGATTGCAAACGGGGTCACCCCAAGTAATAAATTGCAAGGATATGTTTTAAGAAGATTGCTGCGACGTGCGGCTCTTCAAATGAGAAATTTAAATATTGATTTGTCTCAAAAAGATTTTAATGAAATGTTTGTTATTGTAGAAAAAGTTTTTGATATTTATTCTTTATATTTGGATAAAAAAGATTTGGTAAAAGTGCAAGCTGAAATAACTTCTGAACTTGAAAAGTTTGGAAGAGCTTTGGAAAACGGAGTCAAAAGGATAAATAAAACTGATATTAAAGATATAGATGAAAAATTTGCATTTGATTTGATGCAAAGTGAGGGATTTCCATTTGAAATCACACAAGAGTTGGTTGGAAAAAAAGGAGTTAATTTGGATAAAAATAAATTTGAAGAAATGCTTCGCGAACATCAGGAGCTTTCAAGGAAATCTTCAGAGGATAAATTTAAAATTAAATAA
- a CDS encoding helix-turn-helix domain-containing protein produces MKTIGDLIKQARYKENLSRSDLGEMTHIRTEFIAAIEEANWEKLPPFSITNGFVKSIAHFLDIDENQAVSIFRRSYPPSLIKIVDKPKNFKEVRRRFSWGPRMTFIVGVLIIILIVVGYLGFQYRKFNSSPNLIVNNPTQNEIINQPEVNVNGKTDPDATVIINGQSVIVNDDGSFAAQVDVATDTKEIDITAKSRAGKVSTVARTIKVLLQ; encoded by the coding sequence ATGAAAACTATTGGAGATTTAATAAAACAGGCACGTTATAAAGAAAATCTATCTCGAAGCGATTTGGGAGAGATGACTCATATACGTACTGAATTTATTGCTGCAATTGAAGAAGCAAACTGGGAGAAATTGCCGCCATTTAGTATTACAAATGGATTTGTAAAATCAATTGCGCATTTTTTGGATATTGATGAGAATCAAGCAGTTTCAATTTTTCGCCGTAGCTATCCCCCATCTTTGATAAAAATAGTTGATAAGCCAAAAAATTTTAAAGAAGTAAGACGGAGATTTAGCTGGGGTCCGCGTATGACTTTTATTGTTGGAGTTTTAATTATTATTTTAATTGTTGTCGGATACCTTGGATTTCAATATAGGAAATTTAATAGTTCACCAAATTTAATAGTAAACAATCCGACACAAAATGAAATAATTAACCAACCTGAAGTGAATGTAAATGGAAAGACAGATCCTGATGCAACTGTCATTATTAATGGGCAAAGCGTAATAGTGAATGATGACGGAAGCTTTGCGGCACAAGTTGATGTTGCAACTGACACAAAAGAAATTGATATTACGGCAAAATCTAGGGCTGGAAAAGTGAGCACTGTCGCGCGTACAATTAAGGTCCTGTTACAATAA
- a CDS encoding baseplate J/gp47 family protein: protein MQEYFWSLCVEINSLQAAIWTVKDGSAQIVCTSNPVVYEDDETLVKAADEVLSNCVQLLPEEIAEPTKCVFGVSASWVVDGQIEKAHLEKIKLICNKLSLTPTGFVVLSEAISYFEKSTEKTPLSAILVGVYAQSIDVTIFRLGNLTGSVNVARSTSITDDVTEGLARFENGDALPSRFLVYGSNDGDLEEFKQELIKADWERANENIKFLHTPQVEIFNTTAKMAAISLAGAAETGTATEIVFEQALETAKENKPEMLSEDINNVTEPESKKSLFESEFDSVDPASLGFGNGFNTTPQEVKENIQNTIQNFEPQVIKNKMQDFKLPKFKNTRILKENFLFVGVIALFFILVIGFCYVWFVPKATVTIFISPQKINETKQVKFDTNASGVNASTLTIPAKIAIASVSSSKTKSTTGTTVVGTPSKGSVTFYNVGGSTTISAGTTLSASSLNFSLDNDVQIASASGAAAASSANGNITAQQVGADSNLASGTYFTVGNFSSSLIQAKNGNDLAGGSSQEVAAVSSDDATSLQNDLKQDLTTNGTNNLKSQLNGGNLLIPDSVALTISSSTFDNKVGAQASTVKLNESAKVTGTTFTKSDMNNLAKQIFASEIPSGYTLTDDAIDYQPGKTSTQFIINLLPVTDANKIKQEILGKNINDLKNVLGNIQGLEDVQVTGTPKLLQLPFLPHVVDHITIQFVAK, encoded by the coding sequence ATGCAAGAGTACTTCTGGTCTTTATGTGTGGAGATAAACTCTCTTCAGGCTGCTATCTGGACTGTAAAAGACGGCAGTGCTCAGATTGTTTGTACCTCAAATCCAGTAGTATATGAAGATGATGAGACTTTGGTGAAAGCTGCCGATGAAGTTTTATCAAACTGCGTACAACTTCTTCCTGAGGAAATTGCAGAACCGACAAAATGTGTCTTTGGAGTTTCAGCATCTTGGGTTGTTGATGGACAAATTGAAAAAGCACATCTTGAGAAAATAAAATTAATTTGCAATAAACTTTCTTTAACTCCAACAGGATTTGTAGTTTTATCTGAGGCAATTTCTTATTTTGAAAAATCAACGGAAAAAACTCCGCTTTCGGCAATTTTGGTGGGAGTTTATGCGCAGAGTATTGACGTCACGATATTTCGCCTTGGAAATTTAACAGGCTCTGTCAATGTTGCAAGAAGCACGAGTATTACTGACGATGTTACTGAAGGACTTGCAAGATTTGAGAATGGAGATGCGTTGCCTTCTAGATTTTTGGTTTATGGAAGTAATGACGGGGATTTGGAAGAATTTAAACAGGAGCTAATTAAAGCTGACTGGGAGCGTGCGAATGAAAATATTAAATTTTTACACACCCCACAAGTGGAAATTTTTAATACCACTGCAAAAATGGCGGCAATAAGCCTTGCTGGAGCTGCCGAGACAGGAACTGCAACTGAAATTGTTTTTGAGCAAGCCCTGGAAACTGCGAAAGAAAATAAGCCTGAGATGCTTAGCGAAGACATCAATAATGTGACAGAGCCTGAAAGTAAAAAGAGTTTGTTCGAATCCGAATTCGACAGTGTTGATCCTGCATCGCTTGGATTTGGAAATGGCTTTAATACAACTCCACAAGAAGTAAAAGAAAACATTCAAAATACAATTCAGAATTTTGAACCGCAAGTAATTAAAAATAAAATGCAGGACTTTAAATTGCCGAAATTTAAAAACACTAGAATTTTAAAAGAAAACTTTTTGTTTGTAGGAGTAATAGCTTTGTTTTTTATTTTGGTAATTGGATTTTGCTATGTATGGTTTGTTCCAAAAGCAACAGTAACAATTTTCATATCTCCACAGAAAATAAATGAAACAAAACAGGTGAAGTTTGATACTAATGCAAGTGGAGTTAATGCAAGTACACTTACAATTCCTGCGAAAATTGCAATAGCTTCTGTCAGTTCTTCAAAAACAAAAAGCACAACTGGAACGACAGTTGTTGGAACTCCATCTAAAGGAAGCGTGACTTTTTATAATGTGGGAGGTTCGACAACAATTTCTGCTGGGACAACTCTTTCTGCATCAAGCCTTAATTTTAGTTTGGATAATGATGTACAAATAGCGAGCGCTTCGGGAGCGGCAGCGGCTTCTTCTGCAAACGGAAATATAACAGCCCAACAAGTTGGTGCTGATTCAAATTTGGCAAGCGGAACTTATTTTACTGTAGGAAATTTTTCATCAAGCCTTATTCAGGCAAAAAATGGAAATGATTTGGCAGGAGGAAGCAGCCAGGAAGTTGCCGCTGTTTCAAGCGATGATGCAACTAGCCTTCAAAACGATTTGAAACAAGATCTGACAACAAACGGAACGAATAATTTGAAATCGCAACTGAATGGAGGAAATTTACTGATACCTGACTCTGTAGCTTTGACAATTAGTTCTTCGACTTTTGATAACAAAGTGGGAGCACAGGCAAGTACTGTAAAATTAAATGAAAGTGCAAAAGTTACTGGAACAACTTTTACAAAAAGCGATATGAATAATTTGGCAAAACAAATTTTTGCAAGCGAAATTCCTAGCGGCTATACATTAACTGATGACGCAATTGATTATCAGCCAGGTAAAACATCGACACAATTTATAATTAACTTGCTGCCTGTGACTGATGCAAACAAAATTAAACAGGAAATTTTAGGAAAGAATATAAATGATTTGAAAAATGTTTTGGGAAATATACAAGGGCTTGAGGATGTACAAGTAACGGGGACTCCAAAATTATTGCAGCTGCCCTTCTTGCCCCATGTAGTTGATCATATTACAATTCAGTTTGTGGCGAAATGA
- a CDS encoding cation-translocating P-type ATPase, whose protein sequence is MKINFTILVSLILSLIFYYLFKSTWSNSLITIVGVIATVPVIISAAESLKDKKVSVDLLASIALFVSLIHQEWSSVAFINLMITSARIFGDYTRSKADDAVKSLLKLRPEKVKIKVGRDIKTVDIQKVQVGDIVVVEAGDRIPVDGKIIEGEGSIDQSSLTGESLPVTKSVGQKVLSSTLNLSGSLEIKTEKVGADTTFEKIVSLIKNAQNEKQGIQGVADKFTTIYIVVTLSLSIIIFTITKNIDLILSILLVTCADDIAVSIPMAFWGAIAKAGKQGIIIKGSEYLEGLSNLETVLFDKTGTLTKGNVKTEKIITFNKYKSHEALKLIADLESVSEHPIAKAIIAHAKNDGLKIESPEKFEEYAGFGIKANFGKREVIAGKLQFMKNEKVKITNEEMKIAKENQSQGFQVVYLAVNKKLASILTLADQIRPEARITISALKNQGVKNIVMITGDNDLVAARVAKVVGIETFHANLLPEDKLNYIKSYLKSSKGKVAMVGDGVNDAASLKLADIGIAMGAIGADSAIESADIALMQDNLLKLTTAINLSKYTKNIARQNFFLWGATNALGLGLVFGNFIGPQGAAAYNFATDFLPIFNALRVFRYKIN, encoded by the coding sequence ATGAAAATAAATTTTACTATTCTTGTTTCTTTAATTCTTTCACTAATCTTCTATTATCTTTTTAAATCCACCTGGTCAAATTCTCTAATAACTATAGTAGGCGTTATTGCAACAGTTCCAGTAATAATTAGTGCGGCAGAATCCCTGAAGGACAAAAAAGTTTCTGTAGATTTACTAGCTTCAATTGCTTTGTTTGTTTCTCTTATTCATCAGGAATGGTCATCGGTTGCCTTTATTAATTTAATGATCACCAGTGCAAGAATTTTTGGAGATTACACGAGAAGCAAAGCAGATGATGCAGTTAAAAGTTTATTAAAGCTTCGCCCCGAAAAAGTAAAAATAAAAGTTGGCCGCGATATTAAAACTGTAGACATACAAAAAGTTCAAGTCGGAGATATTGTAGTTGTTGAAGCAGGAGATAGAATTCCAGTCGACGGAAAAATTATCGAAGGTGAAGGCAGTATTGATCAATCAAGCCTCACCGGAGAATCATTGCCAGTTACTAAAAGTGTTGGCCAGAAAGTTTTATCTTCCACTTTAAATTTATCAGGATCGCTTGAGATTAAAACAGAAAAAGTCGGCGCAGATACAACTTTTGAGAAAATCGTTTCCTTAATTAAAAATGCTCAAAACGAAAAACAGGGAATCCAGGGAGTTGCCGACAAATTCACAACTATTTATATAGTAGTAACCTTATCTCTTTCAATTATTATTTTCACGATCACTAAAAATATTGATTTAATTTTATCCATTCTTCTTGTAACATGTGCTGATGATATCGCAGTTTCTATTCCCATGGCTTTTTGGGGGGCTATCGCAAAAGCTGGGAAACAGGGAATAATTATCAAAGGTAGTGAATATCTTGAAGGTTTATCTAATTTAGAAACAGTTTTATTTGATAAAACAGGAACTCTTACCAAAGGCAATGTTAAAACAGAAAAAATAATTACCTTTAATAAATATAAAAGTCACGAAGCGCTCAAGCTTATCGCAGATCTTGAATCTGTTTCAGAACATCCAATAGCAAAAGCAATCATTGCTCACGCAAAAAACGATGGTCTAAAAATAGAATCTCCAGAAAAATTTGAAGAGTATGCAGGTTTTGGTATCAAAGCAAATTTTGGAAAGCGCGAGGTTATTGCTGGCAAACTTCAGTTTATGAAGAATGAAAAAGTAAAAATAACAAATGAAGAGATGAAAATTGCAAAAGAAAATCAAAGCCAGGGTTTCCAGGTCGTTTACCTGGCAGTTAATAAAAAATTAGCATCAATCCTCACTCTTGCAGATCAAATTCGTCCTGAAGCAAGAATTACTATCTCAGCTCTCAAAAATCAAGGTGTTAAAAATATTGTCATGATTACAGGAGATAATGACTTAGTCGCCGCTCGCGTTGCGAAAGTTGTAGGCATAGAAACATTTCATGCCAATCTTCTTCCTGAAGACAAATTAAATTACATCAAGTCCTACCTGAAATCCTCTAAAGGTAAGGTTGCCATGGTTGGCGATGGTGTCAATGACGCTGCAAGTCTTAAGCTTGCCGATATTGGAATAGCAATGGGAGCAATTGGAGCAGATAGCGCAATCGAGTCAGCAGATATTGCTCTAATGCAAGATAATTTGTTAAAACTCACGACTGCAATCAATTTAAGCAAATACACTAAAAACATTGCTCGCCAAAATTTCTTTTTATGGGGAGCAACAAACGCATTAGGGCTTGGGTTAGTTTTTGGAAATTTTATAGGTCCGCAAGGTGCTGCAGCTTATAATTTTGCAACTGACTTTCTTCCAATTTTTAACGCCTTAAGAGTTTTCAGATATAAAATAAATTAA
- a CDS encoding DNA translocase FtsK encodes MAREPVKKRKDKRAYKMKMKPETAQSLAQILFFALAGLVVVSFSREGLILVKLNDYLLQFFSWTAIFLPFIFVACAFFLSKFKRPLGQPNVIVGFLLFFISLNAIVQGGQIGETTFGSVAALLTNIGAFIMYLGVMIIGIIILFDTSLDTILALIAKGLIKLKGYILGDKTLATINLKDKSELKVIGATSSTENQTQKQNTAPAQKTSEMEQKIISNVPGETKVWKYPPKSILTQTQAGHADRGDIKGNAKIIEQTLESFGVTARVVEVNLGPAVTQYALEVALGTKLAKITGLERDLARALSSPTGAIRIEAPIPGRNLVGIELPNRMAEFVPMKKMMDSETMQNAKSKLAVALGFDVTGKPIIADIGKMPHVLIAGQTGSGKSVCINTFLASLLFRASPAELKLILVDPKRVELTGYNNIPHLLTPVIVEPEKVVSALRWLMAEMDRRYKLFAEAGARNIDGYNEMSGFQALPYIVLFIDELADIMLFSPVEVEDSITRIAQMSRAVGIHMVLATQRPSVDVITGLIKANVPTRIAFAVSSLVDSRVILDTQGAEKLLGKGDMLYLPPESAKPARIQGAFVSDKEIADLVTFIKNEGVPTQYTEEVTSMSKAGPGGASSSVPGAPADADDLFAESVRLICQYDKASASLLQRRLSIGYARAARILDQLEAAGVVGPADGAKPREVKIKDAESFLSGGQAASE; translated from the coding sequence ATGGCTCGTGAACCCGTAAAAAAGCGCAAGGATAAGCGCGCTTATAAAATGAAAATGAAGCCTGAGACGGCTCAGAGTCTTGCCCAGATACTTTTTTTTGCACTTGCAGGACTTGTTGTTGTTTCATTTTCTCGGGAAGGATTGATACTTGTTAAGTTAAACGACTATCTTCTACAGTTTTTTTCCTGGACTGCTATTTTTTTACCTTTTATTTTTGTTGCTTGCGCTTTCTTTCTATCGAAATTTAAAAGGCCTTTGGGACAGCCAAATGTGATTGTAGGATTTTTGCTTTTTTTTATTTCATTAAATGCAATTGTACAAGGAGGCCAAATTGGGGAAACTACTTTTGGATCAGTTGCTGCACTTCTTACAAATATTGGAGCATTTATAATGTATCTGGGAGTAATGATTATTGGAATAATCATTTTATTTGATACTTCGCTTGATACAATACTTGCTTTGATTGCAAAAGGACTAATAAAGTTGAAGGGTTATATTTTGGGAGATAAAACTCTGGCGACTATAAATTTGAAAGATAAAAGTGAATTGAAAGTCATAGGAGCCACTTCTTCTACAGAGAATCAAACACAAAAACAGAACACAGCGCCTGCTCAAAAAACTTCAGAAATGGAACAGAAAATTATTAGTAATGTTCCTGGCGAAACCAAAGTTTGGAAGTATCCTCCAAAATCTATTTTGACTCAGACTCAAGCAGGGCATGCTGACCGAGGCGATATAAAAGGCAATGCAAAAATTATTGAGCAAACACTCGAATCTTTTGGAGTGACAGCGCGCGTTGTTGAAGTAAACTTGGGACCTGCAGTTACTCAGTATGCACTTGAAGTAGCTCTTGGAACAAAACTTGCAAAAATTACAGGACTTGAGCGTGATTTGGCGAGAGCACTATCTTCTCCAACTGGAGCAATAAGAATTGAAGCGCCAATTCCCGGGCGAAACTTAGTGGGTATTGAACTTCCAAACAGAATGGCTGAATTTGTACCAATGAAGAAAATGATGGATAGCGAGACTATGCAAAACGCTAAAAGCAAACTTGCTGTTGCTCTTGGATTTGATGTGACTGGAAAACCAATAATTGCTGATATTGGAAAAATGCCACATGTACTTATTGCTGGACAAACAGGAAGCGGAAAATCTGTCTGTATAAATACTTTTTTGGCATCATTACTTTTTAGAGCATCACCAGCAGAACTTAAACTAATTCTTGTTGATCCGAAACGGGTTGAGCTTACTGGATATAATAATATTCCCCATTTGCTTACGCCAGTGATTGTTGAGCCGGAAAAAGTTGTTTCGGCGCTTCGTTGGCTGATGGCAGAAATGGACAGGCGATATAAACTTTTTGCTGAAGCTGGGGCGCGCAATATTGACGGATATAATGAAATGAGCGGATTTCAAGCACTTCCGTATATAGTTTTATTTATTGATGAGTTGGCTGATATTATGCTTTTTTCACCTGTAGAAGTTGAAGACTCCATAACTCGTATTGCGCAAATGTCACGAGCTGTGGGAATCCATATGGTCCTTGCAACTCAGAGACCTTCAGTTGATGTTATTACAGGGCTTATTAAAGCAAATGTTCCAACTCGTATTGCTTTTGCTGTTTCGTCTTTAGTTGATTCAAGAGTTATTCTTGACACTCAAGGAGCTGAAAAATTATTGGGTAAAGGAGACATGCTTTATTTGCCACCGGAATCTGCAAAGCCTGCACGTATTCAGGGAGCATTTGTTTCTGATAAAGAAATTGCAGATTTGGTGACATTTATTAAAAATGAAGGAGTGCCAACACAATATACTGAAGAAGTTACATCGATGTCTAAGGCTGGGCCTGGAGGAGCATCTTCTTCGGTTCCTGGAGCACCTGCTGATGCTGATGATTTATTTGCAGAGAGCGTGAGACTTATTTGCCAATATGACAAAGCTTCTGCTTCGTTACTTCAGCGAAGACTTTCAATTGGATATGCAAGAGCTGCACGTATACTTGATCAACTTGAAGCTGCTGGGGTTGTAGGACCTGCTGACGGAGCAAAACCACGCGAGGTGAAAATAAAAGATGCAGAAAGCTTTTTAAGCGGCGGACAAGCGGCTTCGGAATAA
- the mltG gene encoding endolytic transglycosylase MltG: MKKLILLFLAFIIVIVIAGFWFVNGLTPKDNNSQTKRFVIDQGETASAIGIDLAKNNLIKSATAFRIYSQVTQTARKIKPGSYDLSSNQWVPQIIAKLLNGPTEIWVTIPEGLRKEEIAEKFTDFDKFNKQEFLNLTKNDEGYLFPDTYLLPRDATASTIVKIMTDNFNKQYTEAAKNKTNPLSKNDIVILASIVQREAITAEDMRGVASVLMNRYNSGMSLGSDVTLEYALGQQPDGGWWKKDLTVDDLALDSPYNTRTNAGFPPTPISNPGLVALEAAANPPNTSYLYYLSDSDGKLHFAQTLEEHNANIQKYLQ; the protein is encoded by the coding sequence GTGAAGAAGTTAATTCTACTTTTTTTGGCCTTTATAATTGTAATTGTTATTGCCGGTTTCTGGTTTGTTAATGGTCTTACTCCAAAAGATAATAATTCGCAAACAAAAAGATTTGTGATTGATCAGGGAGAAACAGCAAGTGCAATAGGAATTGATTTAGCCAAAAATAACTTAATAAAAAGCGCGACGGCATTTAGAATTTATTCGCAAGTTACCCAAACTGCCAGAAAAATTAAACCTGGATCTTATGATTTGAGCAGTAATCAGTGGGTGCCACAAATAATTGCCAAGCTTTTAAATGGGCCGACAGAAATTTGGGTAACAATTCCTGAAGGACTTCGTAAAGAAGAGATTGCTGAGAAGTTTACTGACTTTGATAAATTTAATAAACAGGAATTTTTAAATTTGACTAAAAATGATGAGGGATATTTATTCCCTGATACATATTTACTTCCAAGAGATGCTACAGCAAGCACAATTGTGAAGATAATGACGGATAATTTTAATAAACAATACACAGAGGCAGCAAAAAATAAAACCAATCCCCTTTCTAAAAATGATATCGTGATTTTGGCCAGTATTGTTCAGAGAGAAGCGATAACTGCCGAGGATATGCGAGGAGTTGCATCAGTTCTAATGAACCGTTACAACTCTGGAATGTCGCTTGGATCTGATGTGACCTTGGAATATGCACTTGGACAACAACCGGACGGAGGCTGGTGGAAAAAAGATCTAACAGTTGACGATTTGGCTTTAGATTCGCCTTACAATACAAGAACGAATGCCGGATTTCCGCCGACACCAATAAGTAATCCAGGATTGGTTGCTTTGGAAGCAGCAGCAAACCCACCGAACACTTCGTATTTATATTATTTGTCAGATTCTGATGGAAAACTTCATTTTGCTCAAACCTTGGAAGAGCATAATGCCAATATACAGAAGTATTTACAATAG